The Cryptomeria japonica unplaced genomic scaffold, Sugi_1.0 HiC_scaffold_149, whole genome shotgun sequence region attttttatgaaatagaaaccCCAAAGAAAGAACATCCCTTTTGAATCTTCAATAAGTAAACCCTGAGCTAATTGACCTCTAAAAGCACTCCATAAGAAGGGGAGAGTTGGGGGCATTAGCAGGGACCCAAGAAAAGAGTAGCATCCAAACAAGGAAACCAAAGTTCACCCTAGAAGCAAGTTTGGTTAAACACCCATAAGGTAACTAGCCCTCAACACATGTCCAAAGCCTTCCCACAGTTGGTGGTGAAGAACCACCTCCAAAGGGAGCAACCATCTTTCACAAGGACCTACAAAGATGAATCTCGAAACCTCCCAACCCCATCATCAAACCCTAGGGTCACAACCCTAGATTCCTTAAGGATGGAGAACCAAAAACAACTAGGGAAATGTTTGCTACATGCCCCAGTTGATCTACTAGCTCTTGGACAACACTATTTCCAAAAGGAGTACCCACACATATCATCCCCAACAAATGCAATAGGTTTCCAAACCTAGAAGTGGAAAGGGCCTGATACACAACAGCATGGGGAAAGGAGTTTTGGAAGGAACATCGAACTATCTTCTTGAAAAATCCCCTTAGAGTATAGCTGATGCAGCAAAGGGAATAGTtgaaacacaatagattttgaaggGCTTCCCACAACCTTTTACCAGTAAGACCACCTTACTACTTCAACAAGGAGGGAAACAACAACAATTCAGAGACACCTAAGGAACTTGAGAAAAAAATAAGCATGTAGCCATTATAAAAAAACATTAAACAAAGTAATCCTTAAATGGACTAACTTAAAAAACTCATaggattttgaaagttgttcttgaacctttgatttgtagaaaaacctacaaacaaaatACCATGTCCACCACCTCAATAGATACATGGATCAccttaaaaaatctattttttatgaaatagaaaccCCACAGAAAGAACATCCATTTTGAATCTTCAATCAGTAGGCCTTGAGCTAATTGACCTGTAAAAGCACTCCATAAGAAGGGGAGAGTTGGGGGCATTAGCAGGGACCCAAGAAAAGAGTAGCATCCAAACAAGGAAACCAAAGTTCACCCTAGAAGCAAGTCTGGTTAAACACCCATAAGGTAACTAGCCCTCAACACATGTCCAAAGCCTTCCCACAGTTGGTGGTGAAGAACCACCTCCAAAGGGAGCAACTGTCTTTCACAAGGACCTACAAAGACGAATCTCGAAACCTCCCAACCCCATCATCAAACCCTAGGGTCACAACCCTAGATTCCTTATAGATGGAGAACCAAAAACAACTAGGGAAATGTTTGCTACATGCCCCAGTTGATCTACTAGCTCTTGGACAACACTTTTTCCAAAAGGAGTACCCACACATATCATCCCCAACAAATGCAATAGGCTGCCAAACCCAGAAGGGGAAAGGGCCAGATCCACAACGTGAACCAAAAAGAGGTGCAACAAGACCACAAAGTGTAGTGGTTGGCATTGAATGAACCCCAAAATCGACTGCAACCTAGTGCCACAGGATCTTAAGGAACAAAGCCACATCAGCCCACAAGAATAGAGTCAAAAAAATATGGTTGCAACCCAACCATCCATAGATTACCTTCCACCCAATAGAGGTAGATAAAAACATGGCAAGATTTCCCTTACACCATTTTGTTAGAAGGGCAACACATCACCACGtacaaaacaagaaacaagaacCATAGTAACCAACTCTCCCCATCAACATCTACCTTGCCATCATACTCCCCTGCATCTCCCTCGCCTAATAAAACACTAGCTCTAGACGCTTCACTTCTCCtcattgtaattttttttccaaagggggagattgttgagcaACGTTTAGCATTATCATTAATTCTATCTTGTCATGTTAAATTGACTAAATGGATATATTTTTTCCATTAAATGGTTTAGCTTACTTTTTAAACCTTTTATTTTACTTTTCCATTAAATGGATAGATAGCTcaactttaaatattttatttttgtaaaattaaGTGACCATTCAAAAATTCATGGTTTAATTGATTATATATTCTTACTTGAGATGTTTATGTTAATGTAATCTAATTATTTTTAAACATAAAGaaattgtaaattaaataaatatatagaatTTTAAATTAATGTACCATTTTATTAATGTAATCTATTTATTTTTAGACATAAAGAAATTCTAAATTAAttcaatatataaaatttaaaatctgTTACCCAATTTAGACGAAATATAAGGACTAGACGTAGAATTTAATTGTAATCCCTCGTTGTCatatgacaattctatgatagtttggtcatttgaatgcatttcatttgacattttaaagaaaatataaatttttaaataatatttaatatgaaGAATTTTGTAAAAAACCTTTTATATTGAAATATTTTTACATAAGTAGAAAACAATGATAAGTatgtattttatattaaaaaatactaAATTTAATCTTACAATTCaaataaatttctaaattcatataagaaacaaatctaaaaattaataacCTAGAAACttctattttaaaaatattctaaatcaatttatattttatattaatcttataaattagaatactatattatatttagttattatatattaataactaAGGACACGAGGGGATAAGGTGTCATCTCTGAGGAGATAATATAGGGCATCTGATGCAATGACAAACAAAGTAGGGGCAAGGGGGCAGCCCTACCTAATTGACCTAGACAGAGGAATAGGCTGGGAGAGGATCCCATTGACTTCAACTAGGGTAGATGTGTCCTTGACGAGGATCCAAACATAATTACAGAACTCACTAGGGAAGCCAAAGGCAGAGAgaatcatgaggatgaagtcccattccaccctgtcataagctttctcaaattcAACAAGGAACATGGCGGTGTCTTGGTTTGAGCTTCTGGTCCATTCCATGGATTCCAAGCTCGTTACAAGATTCTCCAAGATGTATTTGCCTTTAATGAGTCCTGTTTGGGTAGAGTAGATTTatttggggaggatcttctcaaggcgagaggctaaggctttggctaagattttgtaggagacgttgaggagggtgattggcctccaatTCTTAATGAGGGCTTTATCCCCCTCTTTTGGAATAAGATTAATGATGCCCTTGTTTATGAATTCCCCCAAGCTACCAGTGTTAAGGGCCTCATTGCAGATGTCATAGAGGTCATTGGAGATCCAGTCAATGTTGGTTTTGTAGAATTGAGCAGGAAGTCCATCAGGGCCTGGGGCCTTGTTATCCTTGAGAGCCTTAATGGCATCCTTAATTTCTCACATGGTTAGCTTAGTTTTGAGGAGGCTAGCTTCATCCTCAGAGATTCTATTAGGAATAATGGTCCTACACTTGGCACGAGCATCTACTGAGGCCTCATTATCCTCTGAGGTAAACAGACTCTTGTAAAATATTTCAAAGGCTTCCTTGATATCATTGAGATCTAGGAGATCCTTATTATCTACCGTTATTTTGTCtattctttctctaatctatttatGCTTGAGGAgattaaagaatattttggagcTGTTATCACCAAACTGGAGCCAGTGGTTACGGGCTCTAATGAAGGCACCTCTAATTTTAACTTGCTGGTGTTTTCTGAGGATATTTCTAGCCTCGGAGACTTGTTTGGCCAAGGCAGGAGAAGAGGGCCGCAGTTGGATTTCATGCTCTAGGGAGTGAAGCCGAAGGGTACGGGTTTTTTCTATGAACCTaaagtccttggcttttttctggCCAATGGTTTGGAGAAGTTTCTGCCAGGAGGAGATATTCCTCTGCCATCTGAGAATGTGGGAATGGGGGAGATGGGGTTGCAAATTGAAGAGTCTAACTATCTTGATGGCATTAAGAACTTCCTCATCTTGCAGCAAGGAGGTGCTAAGCAAAAACTTCTTATAGCAAGGGTGGCTAGGGGTGATGGCATTCCTGATATTAATGATGGCTAGAAAAGGGAAGTGATTAGATAGGGTAGTTGGTAAGACTGCAACTGTATTCCTAGATTGATTGGGGGAAAAGGAGAAGAAGTCCTTATTAGCATAGAATCTATCTAGCCTAGAGTAGATCCTATTAGTGTTTTGCTGAAAATTGCACCAGGTGTGCCATAGATTGGGTGTATCAGGTTTAGTGCCTTCCAAGGGGTCAAACAATTGCAGATGTTGTTTACACTTGTCCCAGTGAGGTTTTTTTGAGGATTTCCATTCAAACGGaagtcccccagccttgtcatcCTGGGATTCAGTCATATTAAAGTCTCCAGCGATGACCCAAGGGATATTTGGGAGGGATGTTAGCCAATTCCAGAGGGATATTCTTTCCTTGTAATCATTAGATGCATAtatggagcatatgccaaagcaagTTCCTTTAACATCTAGGGTAACCCAGGCCACTCTATTACAGGGGGAGGTTCCTTTATCCTTGAGGTACATTGACCATTTAGGGGCAATTAGAAGACCAACACCTCCCTTTCCTCTCAGGTGGTTGGTGCagattttgattgcatctctccaaatCAAGTCAAGAGTAGTGTCGACGGAGAACCCAACAGATTTAAGTTCTTGTAACATCAGACAGTCTAGGTTTTTATGACAGTCCAGAAACCTTTTAATAACAAATTTTCTATCAGGCGACTCAAGGCCTCGAATGTTCCATGATATGTACTTCATTAAAGAGGAGGATTTAAGGGGGGGCTGGTAGGGAGTCTATGTTGACCTCCAAGCTTCTTCTTATTTTTGGAGCCCACAGGGCTACCTTTCTTTTTATTTAGGGAGTAACctttcataaggtcctcatcatcttCATTGTTTTCGGGAGGCTCAGTTCTAATATCAGAATTTCCTCTTATGTCGGATCCAGACAACTGGGAGCCTGGAAAGCCAGGGAGCAAAGTGCTAGATCTAATTTCATCGAAGCCTTTATTTGCATAAATAACTTCTATAATATGAATATCCTCTAGCTCTTTGAGTGTAGATGCAGTTGATGGGTTAATGGTGCTAGTATCAATAATATGACCTGCAAGTGAAGAGGAGACTGATTGTAAGGGGGTTCTGGATCTAAGGATCATTGCAGGGTTATTACAAATGTTAGCATCATCATCACCATGattggggttttctaaggttttgaCCATATTTTTAACCACATAATTGATAGGGGATTGAGGAGGGTCCTGGGGTTTATGATTAGAGGCCAATTGGATGGTATTTGAACGGCTATGGTTTAGGGCATTGAGAGGGGTAGTTTTACGCCTCCGTTTTCTCGAGGTAACAAGCAGAAAACCCTCAGAGGGCAGTTCCACAAGGTCAAGTGGAGGGCCGGAGCCAGGGATGAGATGCTCAGGGGCCGATGGTGCGAGATCGGGCTTGAGAGGGTTAAGTTCATTAGGAGTGGGAGCAGGAACTTCGGAGACCACATTAGCAGAGTGAGGAGATGAAGAATTTAGGTCATTAATATTATTAGGGTTAACAGAGGTCCCAGCTGAGTTATGATTTTGGTTCCTGCGACTAATAATTGGGCAGTTTTTACGAATACGCCCTTTAGACCATCAAATTCCAGATTCAAAGACTATAGGATATATTCATTCATAAATATAAGGAACATAGGATAAGTTTAATATAAAGAATAGGGTGAATAAATATACCCCACAAACATTGCAATCCATGATATTACAATTTCAAATCTGCAGTTCACAGTAGTTGGACATCAAACAATTTCAAATATGCCCCGGATCAGACTGCAGTTTAGCTCAGGAAACATCAGTTCACGGCAGTTGGACATCAAAAAATCAGAAAGatgtttccattttaaaattttttatgcaGCATACTCTATAAATCAGAAAGACAGTTGCCTTATTTTCTTTTTTTGGTGGTTGTTTCCATTTCAATCGATTTTTTTTCAGTTTTCCTCGACTTTACTCTTTTATCAAAGGTTTTAAAACGGTCAGAGAATGGGGATTTGATGAGTATCAGTAGAAGCTGAGATACTGGAATTTCTTCTACCGTGCCTTCTTGAACTCAAATCAAATGAGTTGCAGAAATTTAGTTAAGCCTCTGCTCGGTAATGGAATTTCTTCTACCGTGCCTTCTTGAACTCAAATCAAATGAGTTGCAGAAATTGAGTTAAGGCTCTACTCGGTAATTAATCCTATCCATGAGCATTTAACTGGTTTAATAGCGTAGTTTGCTTGTAATTGCATGCATGTAATGCATGCTTTaggatttcattttcttgaaaatattttgTGATAGTTTGTAATCAAAGCACATTGCTTCAATGAATGCTATTTTTCAAGGTACAAAGAAATGTTGTCAGCCGGGTTAGAATGAATAATGAATTATTATAATTAAGTAATTTAAGGATCAAAAGAAGTTTCCAGTAATTGATGATGAAGTTTGAGAACGTTTCATGGTTTAAGTGTTCGCTCTGTTTTAAAACCCTTTTACTTGACTGTTTGCATTGTAGGTTTttctttcaatattgtcattggTGCTAAATTTTTCAGAACTCTTCCTCTTTCcctttccatctttttctctatccCATTCCTTCAAAGGTCGTCTTTACAAATATATTATTGATATTCGTTGCATTTTACCTCTCAATTACAAAAGAAACATTTAAATTCAGTAAAATAATATGATAGAAATATCAGAGTGGCAAGTGTATCAGCTAGAATTATATTGTACAAATGCATTATAAGTGATTTTAACTATAAGATATGTATTAAGTTCAAATGTTTGCATTTAACCAACAATCACATTATGAAAAGGTAGATACAACAACAAAGGTACAATGACATTAGCATCTATTGTATGAAAATCCACCACAATACAATATGAATAACATGTACATGTAGGATCTATAAGTTGTGAAGGTCATGTTAAAAGGAGGAAAGCCAGAGTGATGCAAGAAGGAAGTTAGAAAGCATATTAAATTGTCAAGTGAAATGTAAATTTTCATATTGTTCCAACATCCAAATAAttaaaatttcatcataaattttcaacactataatGTTCAAATTACTAATTGACAAGGAATAGAGAAGTACAATTACCAACTCTTCTCATTATCCCCTAAACTATCTCCTACACTGTCTAGTGAACAAAGGCCCTCAGAAAATCGTGGAAGTGTACAACACCTCAAACTATCCTTTCACACTCTTTAGCCTTATTCAAAAGTTTTGAGGAAAACCTACTTCTTCTTGTGTAACATCTTTGCTGCCTTGCAAAGTTCCTGTGatggaaaaaaataaaatgttaagCATTACAAATCGAGAGGAGAAATATGAAATTTAAGACAATAAAATATAGAATCTTTAGCCTTATTTTAAACATTCCAGTAAAACAAATTGCTTTCTCTCTTGAAACTATGGTACTTGCTAAAGCCCATCAGTTCCTTCTTGACCATTGACCTATGATGCCATGAATGTTAACATCAGGTCAAATTCAGATGCATACAACCACTTAAGTAAACTAATCTGACAACATTATTTAAGAGTACAATTGCAAATTACCTATTGATGTTTTCGTTGTACTATGGGCTTTCGGCCACGCCTTCCTGGTGGAATGAAGGGAAGGTTGTGCTTCAATGCCCTATGTGCATTGAGGCTTTTTAAATTCCAAAATCTCTGCCTTACTCCCACACAACATGAATCATACTCACAAAAATAAAGTAATCTTCTATCACATCGTTCAGTTCTATGATGAGTAGAGACCTGCACAaacaatttcaaaaataaaataatttaatggaAGTTCTATCTATTTGGTATGCTGTACAGAGAGATTATGCTCAGGGTTTGAGAAGGGTTatctgtgaatctgattcacatTTGATGGTTTCTATGTTGACTATGAAGTTGTTGGATGGGGTTAATTGATGGATAGCTCAGGTTTTTTGACAGTTTCTCAGTTTCCTTGACAATGGAATTGTGTAGcaaattgtttggctaagtgggcataTGATTTTTCAGAGGGATGGAATATTGTTGACAAGAGTTCTTTGCCTTTGGATCTTTCTAGTGTATTAGATTAAATTGGACAAGAATAGGGTAGTTTAATGGTTGGCTAGGCCTCCAGTCTTGTGTTGTTGTACTTGTTCTTTGTGATTAATAAATTTGTACCCTTTTAAAAAAGAAATAGCCAATAAAACAATAATTGTAATATTAAATCCACCTTTTCTTCCTTAGGATTAGTGTTTCCCCCATTGTCAGCCTCATCGTTAGCCTTGCTCTCTACCACCTCATGATTAGTGGATCCAtcctctttatcttcttcttcatcaaccttATGTATCGCCATGCCATCCTCTCTGTCACCATTTTCCTCTTCATTGGCATCATTCATTGCTAGGCCATCTGCTTTGTCATCCCCTTCCTCAGCCTGATTATCCTCCTAAAGTGAATGAAAGATATAATGTCAAAACTTTATCTCCTTCAGAAATTTAATATTTCTAAATCAATTTCTAAAACATCACTATTgaacattgcaacacaagactaaCACAAATTGAGCATCACTATTGAACATTGCAGCACAAGACTAACACAAATTGGGCATCTCTATACATTGCAAATTACTAACGTGTTAAATACCTCCTTGTAAACCCTCTACTTCTAATTTAGATTTGAGAATACATAACTAAAGAAAGTAGAGAATTCGATCTCACTAGCACATGAGGTTGATTTACATTCCACGATTTCAGATCCATTGTACAAAAGGGTTTATCTGATTTGAAAGGAGCAACAGACTCCATTCTCACGAGCTTATGAGAGGATGAATTGCCTGCAATAAAAATTCACTTTATTATTATACCGATCCTACTAAAAAATACAGTTCAAATGCAACTCCATTAGTTAGTTAAAACACTTAAAAATTTAAAAGGCCCTATTGTTTTAGACAAACTTTTACTCACCGAGGAAGGGAGGCATCCTTTTTGTTCTTTGAATTTCAGTCACCGCCGGAAACTCAGGGTTGTCTTTTTCATCAGAATCCAGATCAATCAGCAGTTTACTGTCTATTTGTCGATTTAAACTACGCTCATTATATTTGATAACCAGTGTACAAGAGGGTTTATCTGATATAAAAGGAGCATCAGATTCCATTGTCCCATGCTTCTCAGATACGAAAGAATGTCCAGGGTTATGGGATGAATTGCCTGCAACAAAAAATAACTTTATATTATTCCCATTCTGTTCAAAAAATACATTCAAATAACTCGATAAATTAGTTATGGAACTTTAAACAAAACCTTTTCTTACCCTGAAATGAAGATTTGCtttgtattctttgatttttttcacATGATGTTTTATCGAAAATCTTGACTTTAAAGCATGACTTAGAAATGTATTTAAAAACTAGAAGATCGCCCACTTCCAGCCCATAATAATTTACAAAGTTTATCCAGCCGTGTTGAAGTTCCAACTTTTTGATGGAACGCCATAACCGTACATTGAAGTTCTGCCCATCTGGGCCTTGCAACACCATATGTTCATCTTGGTCATTTATGATCTGGGAAACAAAAGCCGGAGGAATGCGCTGCGGTAAACACAATGAACAATTAGATTTTACAGATTCTTAACAGTATACAtgaaataaaaagaataaaatatgttGTATAGagttaccagtttctctgcaaaatcTCCAAGCATAATTTTGAAGAAAGAAGCAGACCCATCAAAGTATTCTTTCTCACGGTGTTTTTTATAACATTTCTGACTGCATTTTGGGCACGGCATATAGTGCTCTCCCGTTTCTTCTATCTCCATGGCAAATTCAGATGCAAAGCGTataagaagagagtgagagagagttgGGCACTGAGAGAATGTTAAGTGGAAGTAAAACCAATATCGCATTCCTAAATGAATGAATATACGAAAAGGAAGTTTTGGACAAACTCAACTTGCAGAGAATCTGAAAACAGACAACCTGGAATGTCAAATAGAATAACAACGGTGAGTGAAGAAGAGAACGATGTATTTTATAATGTGTTGCATCATAATCAAGAAATGTGGCGACGTGTTGGCCTTCTAAAGGCTTACAGCATGTGCGCCGCAGGCTTTACAAGCGCATGCATGGATGACACGTGCTCGACTGTAATTTTTTGAGAGTTCATAACGCGAGAAAAATGTATCACTGCCAACATGGAAATTGTTATCTGCCAAATCATTTGGCCGACAAAATTACACGTCTCTTCAATATTTACTCTTTTAGTCCTGAATCTGTTGTGAGTTCTGTGCCCCACTATCATGTAAATTGTGCCCAATTGAGAAATTACAAATGGCAAATGGAAGGAATGGTTTTGCGTTTTGGAAAGCGGGTGAGGAAATATTAATTGGAAGTCACAAGATGAAGATACAAAAGAGTTGTGAACATTAAATTTGAGTACCGAGATGAATGAATCTAAAGCAGCAACGCCCTGCTTCTTAAAAACCACTATGGAGATCCCTCCAATACTTGTTTTTACTCTGCTAAATGTGATAAAAGACCCCAAGTTGTTGTATATTCTGCCATCTATCCTGTAAATTGTGCCCGACTGAGAAGTTCTGCCAGAAAGATTTTTGTTTTGGAAGGCGGGCGACGAAAGATGAATATAGAATAGAGTACCGAGATTGTTTTTGTTCGTAACCACAAGATGAATATAGAATAGAATACTTCTGTACCCACCATTTTTTAAATTGCCTATGGACCACACAAAATGCGACAAGGCCTAAGAGACAGCACAGCTATTGTCCTTGTCTAGTGACATGCCTAACATACAAATCATTCAACATAACATACAATGGGACTTACACTCACTTGTGGAGGAAgcctaattaattttttaaaattaattattttgatgtgttactgttttgttttattttatatatcaTATTTATAAAGGGGATGATCTATatttgtataaatataatataaatattatgggAGAGGGTCTTATAGTGGAGCACCCTAGTTTCACACCTCTCAAAATttgtcttaaatattttaaatcaatttgaattttgtacaaatatttacatgtcaattttttaaaacaatttggtTTTAAGTCCACATGGTCAAATATGCCACATCACATGCCTTTTTCGtaaggtgtccaaaatggtccaAAAATTAAATAAGACTCGtagttgtgcactaagtcatgtttattggtgtgttgatgtggcatcacatatcTGGTTGCTTTTTCAAAATTAGTAGCATCTTTTCGGGGATAAGTATCGACATGACACTTATTGTACTCCACTAATAGATGAATTGTGTCCCACTACCATCCCCATTATAGGGCCTTCTCCATGGCATacttatatttcaaaaaaaatttaagtgAAAATACAGCAAGAGatatcaaaattgaaaatattttatatttataatgatAATGATCATCaaatttgttattaaaaataattaaaaatatatataaataaaggaGAAATGAGGTTTATCAAATAAAAATGTGTataagaatattttttaaaaataggaaAATAAACCGCAAATAGAAAATTATTGAACTTAACATAGCCCCCAAGTAAaccttttaataattttattactaTGACTAATAACTAAAGAAAAGTAAAAAGGTTATTTTAGTAAAAAGGTTATGGTTCAGAGCTTGAATtgatattgcaattaaatttaaagtttaaataaataaataaaacaaggtACTTAGTGCGTTCCGGTCGAGGAGATCAAACGCATCACCCTAGGACTCGAACTTGGGTTTGCGACCTTGAGAGACGCTTACAGACTGTAGAGGGATGCGATCTTCACAATCGCACCACCAATCTTGAGGCTGGTTACAGTGAAGTCACATAGAATACAAATGATGCCTCTTGAAGCGATTGCAAAGCTGCATGAAGATATCCTATTTTTCAAGGATGGCCAAGCCCTACACCACACTTTGCTCACTTCGGCTGGTATGTAGGGTTCTGCAAAACCTGCACTGCTAGTCGAGCCATCCGATGCAAAGCGGGATGACAAGGCATTAGAAAACTTCTTCTGGGACATTGAGGAGATGTTTTCTAACTTGCATGGATTATCCGATGAGGCCCAAATCAAGAAAGATGGTTCATTGTGTCTGTGCATAGATTTCAGAGGTCTTAACAAGCTCACTGTGAAGAACAAGTATTTGCTGAATATTGTCAAAAgataatttgatatttctatttttttattatacttacatatataacatataattaatattgttaatcttgtagacactcaaaattgtcctaTTACTAATATCgttaattattcttctatattaattaagtgatcttaattatttagttaatccaATCCTATTTTTCTAAGCCAATATTCATCTTTTTTAGcaaaaaataattattcaatttccatccaAATCATTTAATCAATAAACCCtccttttaaattatttaaatacttttattatttaattaattttgaatttctaattcaattaaatgattatcatttaatta contains the following coding sequences:
- the LOC131866535 gene encoding B3 domain-containing protein Os02g0598200-like encodes the protein MRYWFYFHLTFSQCPTLSHSLLIRFASEFAMEIEETGEHYMPCPKCSQKCYKKHREKEYFDGSASFFKIMLGDFAEKLRIPPAFVSQIINDQDEHMVLQGPDGQNFNVRLWRSIKKLELQHGWINFVNYYGLEVGDLLVFKYISKSCFKVKIFDKTSCEKNQRIQSKSSFQGNSSHNPGHSFVSEKHGTMESDAPFISDKPSCTLVIKYNERSLNRQIDSKLLIDLDSDEKDNPEFPAVTEIQRTKRMPPFLGNSSSHKLVRMESVAPFKSDKPFCTMDLKSWNVNQPHVLEDNQAEEGDDKADGLAMNDANEEENGDREDGMAIHKVDEEEDKEDGSTNHEVVESKANDEADNGGNTNPKEEKVSTHHRTERCDRRLLYFWRIRKNCPIISRRNQNHNSAGTSVNPNNINDLNSSSPHSANVVSEVPAPTPNELNPLKPDLAPSAPEHLIPGSGPPLDLVELPSEGFLLVTSRKRRRKTTPLNALNHSRSNTIQLASNHKPQDPPQSPINYVVKNMVKTLENPNHGDDDANICNNPAMILRSRTPLQSVSSSLAGHIIDTSTINPSTASTLKELEDIHIIEVIYANKGFDEIRSSTLLPGFPGSQLSGSDIRGNSDIRTEPPENNEDDEDLMKGYSLNKKKGSPVGSKNKKKLGGQHRLPTSPPLNPPL